Proteins found in one Takifugu rubripes chromosome 17, fTakRub1.2, whole genome shotgun sequence genomic segment:
- the galnt7 gene encoding N-acetylgalactosaminyltransferase 7 isoform X1, with protein sequence MRLKVGFLLRSLLVIGTFLGLVVLWSSLSPTPNDDDPFGKRDSGLLPRGDLANQFKPVVPWPHVEGVEVDLNSIRLKNGKLDQNPNPGQQQANQKQVIQQQYVTFKPHTHPYTSPVLKKGILGNLEPKEPEPPGVPGGLGEGAKPFVLNAEYKDAIQASIKEFGFNMVASDMISLDRSISDIRHDECKYWHYDENLLTSSVVIVFHNEGWSTLMRTVHSVIKRTPRRYLAEIVMIDDFSNKVHLKERLEEYIKQWNGLVKLFRNEKREGLIQARSIGAKKATKGQVLIYLDAHCEVGINWYAPLVAPISKDRTVCTVPLIDSIDGQKYTVDPQGGGDQNGFARGAWDWSMLWKRVPLGDREKQLRKTETEPYRSPAMAGGLFAIERDFFFELGLYDPGLQIWGGENFEISYKIWQCGGQLLFVPCSRIGHIYRLHGWQGNPPPAHVGSSPTLKNYVRVVEVWWDEYKDYFYASRPETLTLAYGDISELKKFREEHRCKSFKWFMEEIAYDIPLHYPLPPKNVEWGEIRGLDSSYCIDSMGHTNGGSVEIGPCHRMGGNQLFRINDANQLMQYDQCLTRGADNSAVIITHCDQNQHNEWKYFKDLHRFTHVTTGKCLDRSDLLHKVFISDCDTSKTTQKWEMNNIVAV encoded by the exons ATGAGACTGAAAGTAGGGTTTCTTCTGCGGAGCTTACTCGTTATCGGGACTTTTCTCGGCTTGGTGGTGCTCTGGTCGTCCCTGTCTCCGACACCCAACGATGATGATCCATTCGGGAAACGG GACAGTGGTTTACTACCCAGAGGTGACCTAGCAAATCAGTTTAAGCCGGTGGTGCCATGGCCCCACGTGGAGGGGGTTGAAGTTGACCTCAACTCAATCAGACTCAAAAATG GAAAACTTGACCAGAATCCAAATCCAGGTCAGCAGCAGGCCAATCAGAAGCAGGTGATCCAGCAGCAGTATGTGACTTTCAAGCCCCACACTCATCCGTATACAAGTCCCGTCTTAAAGAAAGGGATCCTTGGAAATCTCGAGCCAAAGGAACCTGAGCCTCCAGGGGTCCCCGGTGGGCTTGGAGAAGGAGCCAAACCTTTTGTCTTGAATGCCGAATACAAAGATGCCATTCAGGCTTCCATCAAAGAGTTTGGCTTCAACATGGTGGCCAGCGACATGATCTCCCTGGACAGAAGCATCAGTGACATTCGTCATGATGA GTGTAAATACTGGCACTATGATGAaaacctgctgacctccagtgTTGTGATTGTCTTCCATAATGAAGGCTGGTCAACACTGATGAGAACTGTCCACAGTGTCATTAAGAGGACTCCAAGGAGGTACTTAGCTGAGATAGTCATGATTGATGACTTTAGCAACAAAG TCCATTTAAAGGAGCGTCTGGAGGAGTACATCAAACAGTGGAATGGTCTTGTTAAACTCTTCAGGaatgaaaagagagagggacTGATCCAGGCCAGAAGTATAGGAGCCAAGAAAGCCACTAAAGGACAG GTTTTGATCTACCTGGATGCTCATTGTGAGGTTGGAATCAACTGGTACGCTCCTCTGGTCGCACCCATTTCAAAGGACAG AACGGTGTGTACGGTGCCTCTCATCGACTCCATTGATGGGCAGAAGTACACCGTCGACCCACAGGGTGGAGGAGACCAGAACGGCTTTGCTCGAGGAGCCTGGGATTGGAGTATGCTGTGGAAGAGAGTTCCTTTGGGggacagagaaaaacagctcAGAAAAACTGAGACTGAACCATATAG GTCTCCAGCCATGGCCGGTGGTCTCTTTGCCATTGAGAGAGACTTCTTCTTTGAGCTGGGCCTGTATGACCCTGGGCTGCAGATATGGGGAGGTGAGAACTTTGAGATCTCATACAAG ATCTGGCAGTGTGGGGGGCAGCTGCTCTTTGTCCCCTGCTCTCGCATTGGACACATTTACAGGCTTCACGGATGGCAAGGCAACCCTCCTCCAGCACATGTGGGATCATCACCTACTCTAAAG AACTATGTGAGAGTAGTGGAAGTGTGGTGGGATGAATATAAGGACTACTTTTACGCCAGTCGCCCTGAAACGCTCACTCTGGCCTATGGAGACATCAGTGAGCTGAAGAAATTCAG GGAGGAACATAGATGCAAGAGCTTCAAGTGGTTCATGGAGGAAATAGCCTATGATATCCCGCTGCATTACCCTTTGCCTCCCAAGAATGTGGAATGGGGAGAG ATCCGGGGTTTGGATTCCAGTTATTGCATTGACAGTATGGGGCATACCAATGGGGGAAGTGTGGAAATAGGACCTTGCCACAGGATGGGGGGCAACCAG TTGTTCCGTATCAATGATGCCAACCAGCTGATGCAGTATGACCAGTGTTTGACCAGAGGAGCTGACAATTCAGCTGTCATCATCACACATTGTGATCAGAACCAGCACAATGAGTGGAAGTATTTCAAG gaTCTTCATCGGTTCACTCACGTGACAACGG GAAAATGTCTGGACAGATCAGACCTGCTCCACAAAGTCTTTATATCAGACTGTGACACCAGCAAAACCACTCAAAAATGGGAGATGAACAACATTGTGGCTGTATGA
- the galnt7 gene encoding N-acetylgalactosaminyltransferase 7 isoform X3, with protein sequence MRLKVGFLLRSLLVIGTFLGLVVLWSSLSPTPNDDDPFGKRDSGLLPRGDLANQFKPVVPWPHVEGVEVDLNSIRLKNGKLDQNPNPGQQQANQKQVIQQQYVTFKPHTHPYTSPVLKKGILGNLEPKEPEPPGVPGGLGEGAKPFVLNAEYKDAIQASIKEFGFNMVASDMISLDRSISDIRHDECKYWHYDENLLTSSVVIVFHNEGWSTLMRTVHSVIKRTPRRYLAEIVMIDDFSNKVHLKERLEEYIKQWNGLVKLFRNEKREGLIQARSIGAKKATKGQVLIYLDAHCEVGINWYAPLVAPISKDRSPAMAGGLFAIERDFFFELGLYDPGLQIWGGENFEISYKIWQCGGQLLFVPCSRIGHIYRLHGWQGNPPPAHVGSSPTLKNYVRVVEVWWDEYKDYFYASRPETLTLAYGDISELKKFREEHRCKSFKWFMEEIAYDIPLHYPLPPKNVEWGEIRGLDSSYCIDSMGHTNGGSVEIGPCHRMGGNQLFRINDANQLMQYDQCLTRGADNSAVIITHCDQNQHNEWKYFKDLHRFTHVTTGKCLDRSDLLHKVFISDCDTSKTTQKWEMNNIVAV encoded by the exons ATGAGACTGAAAGTAGGGTTTCTTCTGCGGAGCTTACTCGTTATCGGGACTTTTCTCGGCTTGGTGGTGCTCTGGTCGTCCCTGTCTCCGACACCCAACGATGATGATCCATTCGGGAAACGG GACAGTGGTTTACTACCCAGAGGTGACCTAGCAAATCAGTTTAAGCCGGTGGTGCCATGGCCCCACGTGGAGGGGGTTGAAGTTGACCTCAACTCAATCAGACTCAAAAATG GAAAACTTGACCAGAATCCAAATCCAGGTCAGCAGCAGGCCAATCAGAAGCAGGTGATCCAGCAGCAGTATGTGACTTTCAAGCCCCACACTCATCCGTATACAAGTCCCGTCTTAAAGAAAGGGATCCTTGGAAATCTCGAGCCAAAGGAACCTGAGCCTCCAGGGGTCCCCGGTGGGCTTGGAGAAGGAGCCAAACCTTTTGTCTTGAATGCCGAATACAAAGATGCCATTCAGGCTTCCATCAAAGAGTTTGGCTTCAACATGGTGGCCAGCGACATGATCTCCCTGGACAGAAGCATCAGTGACATTCGTCATGATGA GTGTAAATACTGGCACTATGATGAaaacctgctgacctccagtgTTGTGATTGTCTTCCATAATGAAGGCTGGTCAACACTGATGAGAACTGTCCACAGTGTCATTAAGAGGACTCCAAGGAGGTACTTAGCTGAGATAGTCATGATTGATGACTTTAGCAACAAAG TCCATTTAAAGGAGCGTCTGGAGGAGTACATCAAACAGTGGAATGGTCTTGTTAAACTCTTCAGGaatgaaaagagagagggacTGATCCAGGCCAGAAGTATAGGAGCCAAGAAAGCCACTAAAGGACAG GTTTTGATCTACCTGGATGCTCATTGTGAGGTTGGAATCAACTGGTACGCTCCTCTGGTCGCACCCATTTCAAAGGACAG GTCTCCAGCCATGGCCGGTGGTCTCTTTGCCATTGAGAGAGACTTCTTCTTTGAGCTGGGCCTGTATGACCCTGGGCTGCAGATATGGGGAGGTGAGAACTTTGAGATCTCATACAAG ATCTGGCAGTGTGGGGGGCAGCTGCTCTTTGTCCCCTGCTCTCGCATTGGACACATTTACAGGCTTCACGGATGGCAAGGCAACCCTCCTCCAGCACATGTGGGATCATCACCTACTCTAAAG AACTATGTGAGAGTAGTGGAAGTGTGGTGGGATGAATATAAGGACTACTTTTACGCCAGTCGCCCTGAAACGCTCACTCTGGCCTATGGAGACATCAGTGAGCTGAAGAAATTCAG GGAGGAACATAGATGCAAGAGCTTCAAGTGGTTCATGGAGGAAATAGCCTATGATATCCCGCTGCATTACCCTTTGCCTCCCAAGAATGTGGAATGGGGAGAG ATCCGGGGTTTGGATTCCAGTTATTGCATTGACAGTATGGGGCATACCAATGGGGGAAGTGTGGAAATAGGACCTTGCCACAGGATGGGGGGCAACCAG TTGTTCCGTATCAATGATGCCAACCAGCTGATGCAGTATGACCAGTGTTTGACCAGAGGAGCTGACAATTCAGCTGTCATCATCACACATTGTGATCAGAACCAGCACAATGAGTGGAAGTATTTCAAG gaTCTTCATCGGTTCACTCACGTGACAACGG GAAAATGTCTGGACAGATCAGACCTGCTCCACAAAGTCTTTATATCAGACTGTGACACCAGCAAAACCACTCAAAAATGGGAGATGAACAACATTGTGGCTGTATGA
- the galnt7 gene encoding N-acetylgalactosaminyltransferase 7 isoform X2 gives MRLKVGFLLRSLLVIGTFLGLVVLWSSLSPTPNDDDPFGKRDSGLLPRGDLANQFKPVVPWPHVEGVEVDLNSIRLKNGKLDQNPNPGQQQANQKQVIQQQYVTFKPHTHPYTSPVLKKGILGNLEPKEPEPPGVPGGLGEGAKPFVLNAEYKDAIQASIKEFGFNMVASDMISLDRSISDIRHDECKYWHYDENLLTSSVVIVFHNEGWSTLMRTVHSVIKRTPRRYLAEIVMIDDFSNKVHLKERLEEYIKQWNGLVKLFRNEKREGLIQARSIGAKKATKGQVLIYLDAHCEVGINWYAPLVAPISKDRTACTVPLIDYIDGNKFTMEPQQGGDEDGLARGAWDWSLLWKRVPLSQREKAHRKHTTLPYRSPAMAGGLFAIERDFFFELGLYDPGLQIWGGENFEISYKIWQCGGQLLFVPCSRIGHIYRLHGWQGNPPPAHVGSSPTLKNYVRVVEVWWDEYKDYFYASRPETLTLAYGDISELKKFREEHRCKSFKWFMEEIAYDIPLHYPLPPKNVEWGEIRGLDSSYCIDSMGHTNGGSVEIGPCHRMGGNQLFRINDANQLMQYDQCLTRGADNSAVIITHCDQNQHNEWKYFKDLHRFTHVTTGKCLDRSDLLHKVFISDCDTSKTTQKWEMNNIVAV, from the exons ATGAGACTGAAAGTAGGGTTTCTTCTGCGGAGCTTACTCGTTATCGGGACTTTTCTCGGCTTGGTGGTGCTCTGGTCGTCCCTGTCTCCGACACCCAACGATGATGATCCATTCGGGAAACGG GACAGTGGTTTACTACCCAGAGGTGACCTAGCAAATCAGTTTAAGCCGGTGGTGCCATGGCCCCACGTGGAGGGGGTTGAAGTTGACCTCAACTCAATCAGACTCAAAAATG GAAAACTTGACCAGAATCCAAATCCAGGTCAGCAGCAGGCCAATCAGAAGCAGGTGATCCAGCAGCAGTATGTGACTTTCAAGCCCCACACTCATCCGTATACAAGTCCCGTCTTAAAGAAAGGGATCCTTGGAAATCTCGAGCCAAAGGAACCTGAGCCTCCAGGGGTCCCCGGTGGGCTTGGAGAAGGAGCCAAACCTTTTGTCTTGAATGCCGAATACAAAGATGCCATTCAGGCTTCCATCAAAGAGTTTGGCTTCAACATGGTGGCCAGCGACATGATCTCCCTGGACAGAAGCATCAGTGACATTCGTCATGATGA GTGTAAATACTGGCACTATGATGAaaacctgctgacctccagtgTTGTGATTGTCTTCCATAATGAAGGCTGGTCAACACTGATGAGAACTGTCCACAGTGTCATTAAGAGGACTCCAAGGAGGTACTTAGCTGAGATAGTCATGATTGATGACTTTAGCAACAAAG TCCATTTAAAGGAGCGTCTGGAGGAGTACATCAAACAGTGGAATGGTCTTGTTAAACTCTTCAGGaatgaaaagagagagggacTGATCCAGGCCAGAAGTATAGGAGCCAAGAAAGCCACTAAAGGACAG GTTTTGATCTACCTGGATGCTCATTGTGAGGTTGGAATCAACTGGTACGCTCCTCTGGTCGCACCCATTTCAAAGGACAG GACAGCATGTACAGTGCCACTAATAGACTATATAGATGGTAATAAATTCACTATGGAGCCCCAGCagggtggtgatgaggatggacTGGCCAGAGGAGCTTGGGACTGGAGCTTGCTCTGGAAGAGAGTTCCATTAAGCCAAAGAGAGAAGGCCCACAGAAAACACACCACTCTGCCTTACCG GTCTCCAGCCATGGCCGGTGGTCTCTTTGCCATTGAGAGAGACTTCTTCTTTGAGCTGGGCCTGTATGACCCTGGGCTGCAGATATGGGGAGGTGAGAACTTTGAGATCTCATACAAG ATCTGGCAGTGTGGGGGGCAGCTGCTCTTTGTCCCCTGCTCTCGCATTGGACACATTTACAGGCTTCACGGATGGCAAGGCAACCCTCCTCCAGCACATGTGGGATCATCACCTACTCTAAAG AACTATGTGAGAGTAGTGGAAGTGTGGTGGGATGAATATAAGGACTACTTTTACGCCAGTCGCCCTGAAACGCTCACTCTGGCCTATGGAGACATCAGTGAGCTGAAGAAATTCAG GGAGGAACATAGATGCAAGAGCTTCAAGTGGTTCATGGAGGAAATAGCCTATGATATCCCGCTGCATTACCCTTTGCCTCCCAAGAATGTGGAATGGGGAGAG ATCCGGGGTTTGGATTCCAGTTATTGCATTGACAGTATGGGGCATACCAATGGGGGAAGTGTGGAAATAGGACCTTGCCACAGGATGGGGGGCAACCAG TTGTTCCGTATCAATGATGCCAACCAGCTGATGCAGTATGACCAGTGTTTGACCAGAGGAGCTGACAATTCAGCTGTCATCATCACACATTGTGATCAGAACCAGCACAATGAGTGGAAGTATTTCAAG gaTCTTCATCGGTTCACTCACGTGACAACGG GAAAATGTCTGGACAGATCAGACCTGCTCCACAAAGTCTTTATATCAGACTGTGACACCAGCAAAACCACTCAAAAATGGGAGATGAACAACATTGTGGCTGTATGA